A window of Mucilaginibacter paludis DSM 18603 contains these coding sequences:
- a CDS encoding polysaccharide deacetylase family protein, translated as MYLVKTPSLLKKLYPGLIWNLNRDEHCIYLTFDDGPIPIVTPFVLKTLKQYNALATFFCIGDNVVKNNDIFEQVKADGHTIGNHTFNHLRGWATDTETYADNFKKCDSLLHSRWFRPPYGRIKKSQIKALQTVAPGLKIVMWDVLSGDFDIALKPNTCLHNVLKATENGSVVVFHDSLKAFSRLEYVLPRAMKYWSKKGFEFRGL; from the coding sequence ATGTACCTGGTTAAAACACCATCGCTGTTAAAAAAACTTTACCCCGGCCTCATCTGGAACCTTAACCGGGATGAGCATTGCATTTATTTGACCTTTGACGACGGACCTATACCCATTGTTACACCGTTTGTATTAAAAACTTTAAAACAATATAATGCCCTGGCCACCTTTTTTTGTATTGGCGATAACGTGGTTAAAAACAACGACATTTTTGAACAGGTAAAAGCAGATGGGCATACCATAGGTAACCATACTTTTAACCACTTACGCGGCTGGGCAACCGATACCGAAACGTATGCCGATAACTTTAAAAAATGTGATAGCTTATTGCATAGCAGGTGGTTTAGGCCGCCGTACGGGCGCATTAAAAAATCGCAGATTAAGGCTTTACAAACTGTGGCACCGGGTTTAAAAATTGTGATGTGGGATGTGTTGAGCGGCGACTTCGATATCGCTCTTAAACCTAATACCTGCCTGCACAATGTGCTGAAGGCTACCGAAAATGGATCGGTTGTGGTTTTCCATGACAGCCTGAAGGCTTTTTCGAGGCTGGAATATGTTTTACCGAGGGCCATGAAGTATTGGAGCAAAAAGGGTTTTGAGTTTAGGGGATTATGA
- a CDS encoding phage portal protein family protein, whose translation MGIRVKATKNNLPGLGYANPMQGLADGVNGLAGSSTLPGAVRHNLARYMAPVQLMRLKTDVKMWRDAITEAELAYYPQRIKMQRMYLDTALNGHVKACTLKRKRLTTLRRFELQDADGKALPEATKALAECQWFLNFQNYVLDAIFYGYSLIALGDIIDNDLPDLSIVKRWNVSPDRFNVTAYDYAVVGQDFRADEVKNWHVYVTTPSETGISPCGYGLFYNVALYEIFLRNLLGYNGDFVERFSMPYVHAKTTKQDETERGELEQAVANMGANGYAITDPNDDIEFLEAALAGTGWNGYDNLEQRCEKKISKLILGHSDAMDSTAGKLGSEQGGNESPVQKALSEVQIEDGRMMENVINKQLFPKLAAIGQMPKGVKFVLQNNDEVQETLTRQTSNALNLAKVAQTLKQAGLEIDADYFTELTKIPVKRDEK comes from the coding sequence ATGGGAATACGAGTAAAAGCAACAAAAAACAATTTGCCGGGCCTGGGCTATGCCAACCCCATGCAGGGTTTGGCCGATGGGGTTAACGGCTTGGCCGGTAGCAGCACCCTGCCCGGCGCGGTAAGGCATAACCTGGCGCGCTATATGGCGCCGGTGCAGCTGATGCGCCTTAAAACCGATGTTAAAATGTGGCGCGATGCCATTACCGAGGCCGAGCTGGCCTATTACCCGCAGCGCATTAAAATGCAGCGCATGTATTTGGATACCGCCCTTAACGGCCATGTAAAGGCTTGTACCTTAAAGCGAAAGCGTTTAACCACCTTACGGCGCTTTGAGCTGCAGGATGCCGATGGCAAGGCGCTGCCGGAGGCTACCAAGGCGCTGGCCGAGTGCCAGTGGTTCCTCAACTTTCAGAACTATGTGCTTGACGCGATTTTTTACGGCTACTCGCTTATTGCGCTGGGCGATATTATTGATAACGACCTGCCCGACCTATCTATTGTAAAACGCTGGAACGTAAGCCCCGACAGGTTTAACGTTACGGCTTACGATTATGCCGTTGTTGGGCAGGATTTTAGGGCCGATGAGGTTAAAAACTGGCACGTATACGTAACCACCCCGAGCGAAACCGGCATAAGCCCCTGCGGCTACGGCTTGTTTTACAACGTGGCCCTGTACGAAATTTTTCTGCGTAATCTGCTGGGTTACAACGGTGATTTTGTGGAGCGCTTTTCCATGCCCTACGTACACGCCAAAACCACCAAGCAGGACGAAACCGAACGCGGCGAACTGGAGCAGGCCGTAGCCAACATGGGTGCCAACGGCTATGCCATTACCGACCCGAACGATGATATTGAATTTTTAGAGGCCGCCCTGGCCGGCACCGGCTGGAATGGTTACGACAACCTGGAGCAACGCTGCGAAAAAAAGATCAGCAAGCTGATTTTGGGCCACTCGGACGCGATGGACAGCACGGCGGGCAAATTAGGATCGGAGCAGGGCGGTAACGAGAGTCCGGTGCAAAAGGCCTTATCCGAAGTGCAGATTGAGGACGGCCGCATGATGGAGAACGTAATTAACAAACAGCTGTTCCCCAAGCTGGCCGCCATTGGCCAGATGCCCAAAGGGGTTAAGTTTGTATTGCAGAACAACGACGAGGTGCAGGAAACCCTCACCCGCCAAACCAGCAACGCCCTTAACCTGGCCAAAGTGGCCCAAACCCTGAAACAGGCCGGACTGGAAATTGATGCGGACTACTTTACCGAGCTCACCAAGATCCCTGTAAAACGGGATGAAAAATAA
- a CDS encoding cyclic nucleotide-binding domain-containing protein: MGTLIENKFGLFRKYLEAFIILNDEEWQIFQSHLRFKNLHKKELFSQAGTVCNDIAFIVSGLVRYFVVKDGQQ, encoded by the coding sequence ATGGGTACGCTAATTGAGAACAAGTTTGGCCTCTTCAGGAAATACCTGGAAGCATTTATAATTTTAAATGATGAGGAATGGCAAATTTTTCAATCGCACCTGCGGTTTAAAAATCTGCATAAAAAAGAACTTTTTTCACAGGCCGGAACGGTTTGTAACGATATTGCCTTTATTGTATCGGGCCTGGTACGTTATTTTGTGGTGAAGGATGGCCAGCAGA
- a CDS encoding alpha/beta hydrolase translates to MKKSRLIFRQVKALAGNQGEELQALIWPLICYSPKIPLRLQQEQLLAEASKFSLPVLDPHFTQSQLTFHGFKWGSGKHKVLLTHGWGSKAADFFDLIVLLREINDLEIIAFDAPGNGSSEAELSNLLLYVQAAKAVIQNYGAPHIVIGHSLGAMANIIALQQTGVTPSLLISLAPLIRLKENFMATLAAAEVADTVQAMFFERFEAIFNMSTAYFNWDNFYHFGSAIEHRLAHTRQDLIAPYAYLHEFLTRHPEIDAHHYDDTTHERMLREPAVIADVVDLIKTRLR, encoded by the coding sequence ATGAAAAAATCCAGGTTAATATTCAGGCAGGTGAAGGCTTTAGCTGGCAACCAGGGCGAAGAGTTGCAGGCTCTTATCTGGCCGCTTATCTGTTATTCACCAAAAATTCCGCTCAGGTTACAGCAGGAGCAATTGCTGGCCGAGGCCTCAAAATTTAGCCTTCCCGTTCTCGATCCTCACTTCACCCAATCCCAATTAACATTTCATGGCTTTAAATGGGGTAGCGGCAAGCATAAAGTATTGCTCACCCATGGCTGGGGATCAAAGGCTGCCGATTTTTTCGACCTGATTGTATTGCTCAGGGAAATAAACGACCTCGAGATCATCGCCTTCGACGCGCCCGGCAACGGCAGTTCCGAGGCCGAACTATCAAACCTGCTGCTCTACGTACAGGCAGCAAAAGCCGTTATACAAAACTATGGTGCGCCGCATATCGTTATTGGCCATTCGTTAGGGGCTATGGCCAATATCATCGCGCTACAGCAAACAGGCGTTACACCGTCGTTGTTAATCAGCCTGGCGCCGCTTATCCGGCTAAAAGAAAACTTTATGGCTACACTGGCCGCCGCCGAAGTGGCCGACACCGTGCAGGCCATGTTTTTTGAGCGCTTCGAAGCTATCTTCAATATGTCTACAGCGTATTTTAACTGGGATAATTTTTATCATTTCGGGTCGGCAATAGAGCATCGGCTGGCCCATACCCGGCAGGATCTCATTGCTCCTTACGCTTATCTTCATGAGTTTTTAACCCGCCACCCCGAAATTGACGCACATCATTACGACGATACTACCCACGAAAGGATGCTAAGAGAACCCGCAGTTATTGCCGATGTGGTGGATCTGATTAAAACCAGGCTACGGTAA
- a CDS encoding outer membrane beta-barrel protein yields ESVHPGITYNITKKITLVAGLSTQWQQIDNQFNKNIPDLNQNYLFILPNLRLSLGDMTLSYDANISQPSINDLQPIKYVYSPVSSYTGNPDLKPTKRNNFSANYYSYKPESQVNTSVYSNFTLEENSVYRRRTISSVGASTSSPVNRNGQYNGSLGFNIGKKFKKINDITIGVSTNIFSYVYHNFFQLNQDEGFQNNYSISASGRLSVNWKDIIEFEPAYSINRNITTYTGVNYNNVAYTSHSVDTHFMSHLPGKIDIEGSYNYTYNPLASAGFQKSINLVSMSLAHQLLKKDRGEIKLSCYDIFNQNVSAYQYAGANSITDVQSQIIKRYFLLTLLFKFNKAITK; encoded by the coding sequence AGAAAGTGTACACCCCGGCATCACTTATAACATCACTAAAAAAATAACATTGGTAGCCGGCCTTTCAACACAATGGCAACAAATTGATAACCAATTCAATAAAAACATACCAGATCTTAACCAAAACTATCTTTTTATATTGCCCAACCTCAGGTTAAGCCTGGGCGATATGACGCTAAGTTACGATGCCAACATATCGCAACCCAGCATTAACGATTTGCAGCCTATTAAATATGTGTATAGCCCGGTATCAAGCTATACAGGCAATCCCGATTTAAAACCAACTAAAAGGAATAATTTTTCGGCCAATTATTACAGCTACAAGCCCGAGAGCCAGGTTAACACCAGCGTGTACAGCAATTTTACCCTTGAGGAAAACAGTGTTTACCGGCGACGCACCATTAGCAGCGTAGGCGCATCTACAAGTTCTCCGGTTAACCGTAACGGACAGTATAATGGTTCGCTTGGATTTAACATCGGTAAAAAATTTAAAAAAATTAACGATATCACTATTGGAGTTTCAACCAACATTTTTAGTTATGTATACCACAATTTTTTTCAGCTCAACCAGGACGAAGGCTTCCAGAACAATTATTCCATAAGTGCTTCCGGGCGGCTGTCTGTCAATTGGAAGGATATTATCGAGTTTGAACCTGCTTACTCCATAAACCGTAACATTACTACGTACACAGGCGTTAATTACAATAATGTGGCTTATACGTCGCACAGTGTTGATACCCATTTCATGAGCCACCTACCCGGCAAAATCGATATTGAAGGCAGTTATAATTACACTTATAACCCACTGGCCAGCGCTGGATTTCAAAAAAGTATTAATTTGGTTAGCATGAGCCTTGCCCACCAGTTGCTCAAAAAAGACCGGGGCGAAATCAAGCTTTCCTGCTACGATATTTTTAACCAAAATGTGAGCGCCTACCAATACGCCGGGGCAAACTCTATTACCGATGTTCAATCGCAAATTATAAAAAGATATTTCCTTTTAACATTGCTGTTTAAGTTTAACAAGGCAATAACTAAATAA
- a CDS encoding acetate/propionate family kinase: protein MNIFVVNSGSSSIKYQFFKMPSVQPVCTGLVERIGQPTAAIIHKVNVNGAEQTVQLSLYLADHEAGMLEIEKLLTDAAIGVIQNPDEIEAVGHRIVHGGEHLSQPTIITDAVKEEIKRIFPLAPLHNPGHYQGIQIAQKLFAKAVHIAVFDTAFHQTLPEKAYRYAIPQSYYDDYGIRVYGFHGISHQYVSGQAAQYLNKPDAKIITIHLGNGCSMSAVKDGKCIDTSMGLTPLDGLIMGTRCGDIDPSVLTFLMQNTGCDGDQLSNLLNKQSGMLGLTGCSDMRDIKALMDSGDTNARLAYDMYAYRIKKYIGAYTAVLNGLDAIVFTAGVGENAALVRQMVCHDMDYLGIRLDEAENEIRRSTTHEINTADSRVKILVIPTNEELEISNQCVELMQNVVCC, encoded by the coding sequence ATGAATATATTTGTAGTAAACAGCGGCAGCAGCTCCATCAAATACCAGTTTTTTAAAATGCCATCCGTGCAGCCCGTTTGTACCGGCCTGGTTGAGCGCATTGGCCAGCCCACAGCCGCCATTATCCACAAGGTAAATGTAAACGGCGCCGAGCAAACCGTGCAACTATCCCTTTACCTGGCCGACCACGAAGCCGGCATGCTCGAAATTGAAAAACTATTAACCGATGCCGCCATAGGCGTAATACAAAACCCCGACGAAATTGAGGCCGTGGGCCACCGCATTGTACACGGCGGCGAACACCTATCCCAGCCAACCATCATTACCGATGCCGTAAAAGAAGAAATTAAACGCATCTTCCCGCTGGCACCGCTCCATAACCCGGGCCACTATCAAGGCATCCAGATAGCGCAAAAGCTGTTTGCCAAGGCAGTACACATTGCCGTTTTTGATACCGCTTTCCACCAAACCCTGCCCGAAAAGGCTTACCGCTACGCCATACCACAAAGTTATTACGACGATTACGGCATCCGCGTGTACGGCTTCCACGGCATCAGCCACCAGTATGTAAGCGGCCAGGCCGCCCAATATTTAAACAAGCCCGACGCCAAAATCATCACCATCCACCTGGGCAACGGCTGCAGTATGTCGGCCGTGAAAGACGGAAAATGTATTGACACCAGCATGGGCCTCACCCCGCTCGACGGCCTCATTATGGGCACCCGCTGCGGCGATATCGACCCCTCAGTACTCACCTTCCTGATGCAAAACACCGGCTGCGATGGCGATCAGCTCAGCAACCTGCTCAACAAACAAAGCGGCATGCTCGGCCTAACCGGCTGCAGCGACATGCGCGACATTAAAGCCCTGATGGACAGCGGCGATACCAACGCCCGCCTGGCTTACGATATGTATGCCTACCGCATCAAAAAATACATAGGAGCCTACACAGCCGTACTTAACGGCCTCGACGCCATTGTATTTACCGCCGGCGTTGGCGAAAACGCCGCCCTGGTACGCCAAATGGTATGCCACGATATGGACTACCTGGGCATCCGCTTAGATGAGGCCGAAAACGAGATCCGCCGGTCAACCACCCACGAAATCAACACCGCCGATTCGCGCGTCAAAATCCTGGTGATCCCCACCAACGAAGAGCTCGAAATCAGCAACCAATGCGTCGAACTGATGCAGAACGTGGTTTGTTGCTGA
- the yihA gene encoding ribosome biogenesis GTP-binding protein YihA/YsxC — MIVKSADFVCSNTQVSKLPPAVKPEYAFIGRSNVGKSSLINMLVDKKGLAKTSQTPGKTQLINHFLINDNWYLVDLPGYGYARISKSKKEDWNKFIRTYLDKRESLQTVFVLIDSRLEPQKIDLEFCNWLGEKGLSFALIFTKADKQSRVKTDQNVSAFKKALLTTFEDIPTIFITSAELQTGREEVLNFVGSINNNFDYKAAAAMFGGGKNQGV; from the coding sequence ATGATTGTAAAAAGTGCCGATTTTGTTTGCAGCAACACCCAGGTATCAAAACTACCACCGGCTGTAAAGCCCGAGTATGCTTTTATTGGCCGCTCTAACGTTGGTAAATCATCGTTAATTAATATGCTGGTTGATAAAAAGGGCCTTGCCAAAACATCGCAAACACCGGGTAAAACCCAGTTGATTAATCATTTTTTGATTAACGATAACTGGTACCTGGTGGATTTACCCGGATACGGTTACGCCCGGATATCGAAAAGTAAAAAGGAAGACTGGAATAAATTTATACGTACTTACCTGGATAAGCGCGAAAGTTTGCAAACGGTTTTTGTGCTGATAGACAGCCGCCTTGAGCCGCAAAAAATAGACCTTGAATTTTGCAACTGGCTTGGCGAAAAAGGACTATCGTTCGCCTTGATCTTCACCAAGGCCGATAAGCAGTCGCGCGTTAAAACCGACCAGAATGTGAGCGCCTTTAAAAAAGCCTTACTCACCACATTTGAGGATATACCAACTATTTTCATTACCTCGGCCGAACTACAAACCGGCCGCGAAGAGGTTTTGAATTTTGTTGGATCGATTAATAATAATTTTGATTACAAAGCCGCCGCCGCCATGTTTGGTGGCGGGAAAAATCAGGGAGTTTAG
- a CDS encoding TolC family protein, which produces MNLNILSFNISKVLTVVIVGSLLLLSAALKTSAQEVITLQKAIDRTLERNLTIKQAQFNEAIDVENVKQAQYNRLPNLSANPQASFNYGRSVDPSTNQFVNQSIFGLSGSVTSQVLLFQGGLLKNQILQNKLQLDVDKSNTAKVKNDLVLNVVTTYLSVLSNQDLLKASVQQVDISQQTLDRTQKNFDVGNNTLADLSQAKAQVSTAQLNQTTAQNQLDISILTLKQYMEMDPATDITVEKPDVSKLTDIKSLYNAQDVFKDAVSINPDVRLAEVQKQLAYQNINVAKSYYYPSLSLFGSLGSNYSDARKNGSIVSTGAFETIGVVSGTNTPVVTPAYSQVYSKYPFMDQLSDNFNQSVGISLQIPIFGRFATRTSVRKAKISYQIAEVGAQLAKNNLNKTISQAVLDVRAADKKYYSAQQTYQSNKEAYNVMQQRYNVGLVNSLDYNTSLTTLNKSEFDMIQARYELIFRSKIIDYYLGNPITL; this is translated from the coding sequence ATGAATTTAAACATACTATCTTTTAACATCAGTAAAGTATTAACAGTGGTTATTGTTGGTTCATTATTGTTGTTAAGTGCCGCATTAAAAACCAGTGCGCAGGAAGTGATCACCCTGCAAAAAGCCATCGATCGTACGCTCGAAAGAAACCTCACCATCAAACAAGCGCAGTTTAACGAAGCCATAGATGTTGAAAACGTAAAGCAAGCTCAATATAACCGCCTGCCTAACTTAAGCGCCAACCCGCAGGCATCATTTAACTATGGCCGCAGTGTCGATCCATCAACAAACCAGTTTGTTAACCAGAGTATTTTTGGCTTAAGCGGCAGTGTTACATCGCAGGTATTACTTTTTCAGGGTGGCTTACTAAAAAATCAGATCCTGCAAAACAAGCTTCAGCTTGATGTTGATAAAAGCAACACCGCTAAAGTAAAAAACGACCTGGTTTTAAACGTGGTAACTACCTACCTTTCCGTTTTAAGCAACCAGGATCTGCTTAAAGCATCTGTACAACAGGTCGACATCAGCCAGCAAACCTTAGACCGGACACAGAAAAACTTTGATGTGGGAAACAATACCCTGGCCGACTTATCGCAGGCCAAGGCCCAGGTATCAACCGCCCAATTAAACCAAACCACGGCTCAAAACCAACTGGATATATCCATTTTAACGTTGAAGCAATATATGGAAATGGACCCTGCCACCGATATCACGGTAGAAAAACCTGATGTTAGCAAGCTAACGGATATAAAATCGCTGTATAACGCGCAGGATGTTTTTAAGGATGCTGTGAGTATTAACCCCGATGTGCGCCTGGCCGAGGTGCAAAAGCAATTAGCTTATCAAAACATTAACGTGGCCAAAAGTTATTACTATCCAAGCTTATCGCTTTTCGGCTCGCTGGGTTCAAACTATTCTGATGCCCGTAAAAACGGATCAATAGTGTCAACAGGTGCTTTCGAAACCATTGGTGTGGTAAGCGGCACCAATACACCGGTAGTTACACCAGCCTATTCACAAGTATACAGCAAGTATCCGTTTATGGATCAGCTGAGCGATAACTTTAACCAAAGTGTAGGTATATCTTTACAAATACCAATTTTTGGCAGGTTTGCTACGCGTACATCGGTACGTAAAGCCAAAATCAGCTACCAGATAGCCGAGGTTGGTGCCCAGCTTGCCAAAAACAACCTCAACAAAACCATCAGCCAGGCGGTATTGGATGTTAGGGCTGCCGATAAAAAATACTACTCGGCACAACAAACTTACCAATCCAATAAAGAGGCTTATAACGTGATGCAGCAACGCTACAATGTGGGCCTGGTAAACTCGCTCGATTATAATACATCGTTAACCACTTTAAATAAATCGGAATTTGATATGATACAGGCCAGGTATGAGCTTATCTTCCGCAGTAAAATAATCGACTATTATCTCGGTAACCCTATCACACTTTAA
- a CDS encoding efflux RND transporter periplasmic adaptor subunit: MGKTTKYILITLGALIVLLIVLKAAGVIGKPAKTQVATDKAEKRNIVETVSASGKIKPELEVKISSEVSGEIVELPIKEGDIVKKGQLLCRVRPDILKSGYERAVASYNTQKASVGNASQMLNQAKANFANSEAKYKRSKELYEKKVLSASEFDAATADYASARANLEAARQNQIGSNYGLAQSSASVKEAQDNLAKTSIYSPVDGVVSKLSVEKGERVLGTIQNVGTEIMTISDLGALDVNVDVNENDINRVAVGDSAVIEVDAFLGKKFSGLVREIGSSANVVGTNADQVTNFTVKVRLLPESYARLVAKDAKNPSPFKPGLSATVDIQTNRTIALSVPIQSVTTRAKKDSTMSDAPQKDDSKAKVKNNDVVKEYVFVYQNGTVKQIEVTTGIQNDTYIQILSGLNGGEEVVSGPYSAISKTLKDKMEVEKVDKSKLFSGDNGKK, from the coding sequence ATGGGAAAAACTACAAAATATATTTTGATAACGCTGGGCGCTTTAATTGTACTGCTTATAGTTTTAAAAGCGGCCGGGGTAATAGGCAAACCGGCAAAAACACAGGTAGCTACCGATAAGGCCGAAAAACGTAATATTGTGGAAACGGTATCGGCCAGCGGTAAAATTAAACCCGAACTTGAAGTGAAGATCAGCTCGGAGGTATCGGGCGAAATTGTGGAACTACCTATAAAGGAGGGTGATATTGTTAAAAAGGGCCAATTGCTTTGCCGCGTACGGCCGGATATCCTGAAATCGGGATATGAGCGGGCCGTAGCGTCGTACAATACCCAAAAGGCCAGTGTAGGCAATGCCAGCCAGATGCTTAACCAGGCCAAGGCTAATTTTGCCAACTCAGAAGCTAAATATAAAAGAAGCAAGGAGCTGTACGAGAAGAAAGTACTCTCGGCTTCGGAATTTGATGCCGCCACTGCCGACTATGCCTCGGCAAGGGCAAACCTGGAAGCAGCACGCCAAAACCAGATAGGCTCAAACTACGGGCTGGCGCAATCGTCGGCATCGGTAAAAGAAGCTCAGGATAACCTGGCTAAAACCAGTATTTACTCGCCGGTTGATGGCGTAGTATCTAAACTTTCGGTAGAAAAAGGTGAGCGTGTTTTAGGAACCATACAAAATGTGGGTACCGAGATCATGACTATATCCGACCTGGGTGCGTTGGATGTTAATGTGGATGTTAACGAGAATGATATTAACCGGGTTGCCGTGGGCGATTCGGCTGTGATTGAGGTTGACGCCTTTTTAGGAAAAAAATTTAGTGGCTTAGTGCGCGAGATTGGCAGTTCGGCCAATGTGGTGGGCACCAATGCCGACCAGGTAACCAACTTTACGGTAAAGGTAAGGCTGCTGCCAGAATCGTATGCGCGTTTGGTAGCTAAGGATGCTAAAAACCCTTCTCCGTTTAAACCGGGCCTTTCGGCAACGGTTGATATCCAAACTAACCGTACCATAGCACTTTCTGTGCCTATCCAATCGGTTACTACAAGGGCCAAAAAGGATAGTACGATGAGTGATGCGCCGCAGAAAGATGATTCGAAAGCTAAAGTGAAAAATAACGATGTGGTTAAAGAGTATGTTTTTGTTTACCAAAACGGAACGGTTAAACAGATTGAGGTAACCACTGGCATCCAAAACGATACCTACATACAGATCCTTTCGGGCTTAAATGGCGGCGAGGAAGTGGTTTCGGGCCCTTACTCTGCCATATCCAAAACATTGAAAGATAAAATGGAAGTGGAGAAAGTAGATAAGTCTAAACTGTTTAGCGGCGATAACGGTAAGAAATAG
- a CDS encoding UbiA-like polyprenyltransferase, which produces MKKYLSLVTFSHTIFAMPFAIIGFFLAVTTTNHPFEWQKLVCMLMCMVFARNSAMAFNRYLDRDIDAKNPRTKVRDIPAGRLTAQAALTFTLINCALFIATTWFINSLCFYLSPVALLVVLGYSATKRFTALCHLVLGLGLSLAPIGAYLVVTGQFALLPIFFSLSVLCWVSGFDIIYALQDEDFDRAEKLHSIPAYLGKINALRLSTFLHVLSAIFIMLPAVYTVVGWPYYLGIVFFCSMLIYQHMLVKPNDLSRVNFAFMTTNGIASVVFAVFFLIDRLWVR; this is translated from the coding sequence ATGAAAAAATACCTCTCATTAGTCACCTTCTCGCATACCATCTTTGCCATGCCGTTTGCCATCATTGGCTTCTTTTTGGCAGTGACTACCACCAACCACCCGTTTGAGTGGCAAAAGCTGGTTTGTATGCTGATGTGCATGGTTTTTGCGCGTAACTCGGCCATGGCGTTTAACCGCTACCTGGACCGGGATATTGATGCCAAAAACCCGCGTACCAAAGTGCGCGATATACCGGCAGGCAGGTTAACCGCGCAAGCCGCATTAACCTTCACGCTGATTAACTGCGCCCTGTTTATAGCCACCACCTGGTTTATTAACAGCCTGTGTTTCTACCTGTCACCGGTGGCCTTGCTGGTTGTATTGGGTTACAGCGCAACCAAACGCTTTACCGCCCTTTGCCATTTAGTGTTGGGCCTTGGTCTGTCGTTAGCCCCTATTGGCGCGTACCTGGTAGTTACCGGCCAATTTGCACTGTTGCCTATATTTTTCTCGCTATCTGTTTTATGCTGGGTAAGCGGCTTCGATATTATTTACGCTCTGCAAGATGAGGATTTTGACCGTGCCGAGAAGCTGCACTCCATCCCCGCCTACCTGGGTAAGATAAACGCGCTCCGCCTATCTACTTTTTTGCACGTACTCTCGGCCATATTTATTATGCTGCCTGCTGTTTATACCGTTGTGGGCTGGCCCTATTACTTAGGTATCGTTTTCTTTTGCAGCATGCTAATCTATCAGCACATGCTGGTTAAACCGAACGATTTAAGCCGTGTAAATTTCGCCTTCATGACTACCAATGGCATAGCCAGCGTGGTGTTTGCCGTATTTTTTTTAATTGACAGGTTATGGGTACGCTAA